A portion of the Homalodisca vitripennis isolate AUS2020 chromosome 2, UT_GWSS_2.1, whole genome shotgun sequence genome contains these proteins:
- the LOC124354920 gene encoding uncharacterized protein LOC124354920, with translation MSEKNVIEIPSHTGGVKPFPIQGRLDRERARLAGSGMTEAERKMRAQWIKDQILSPHEPVHVPEIEKELRNPIRRLYRKPLDMAFKALEPTLGSFTGPLRLLAGKAVIAWFSVYAIIYYVKYNKNDWTRASGWRITASRTTCVPGEVGYPMAPIMRPQDFNTRGFENSPI, from the exons ATGAGTGAGAAAAATGTAATCGAAATACCATCACACACGGGGGGTGTGAAGCCCTTCCCAATACAGGGTCGTCTTGACCGAGAAAGGGCAAGGTTGGCTGGATCTGGTATGACAGAAGCTGAAAGAAAAATGAGGGCTCAATGGATTAAGGATCAGATATTATCACCACATGAACCAGTCCATGTTCCAGAAATcgaaaaagaactcagaaacccCATAAGGCGTTTATATAGAAAACCACTTGACATGGCTTTTAAAGCTTTGGAACCAACTCTG GGGAGTTTCACTGGACCACTACGTTTGCTTGCTGGAAAAGCTGTAATCGCTTGGTTTAGTGTCTACGCTATTATCTACTATGTCAAGTATAACAAAAAT gACTGGACCAGAGCAAGTGGATGGCGTATTACTGCCAGTCGTACCACTTGTGTCCCCGGAGAGGTTGGATACCCTATGGCACCAATCATGAGACCTCAAGATTTCAATACCAGAGGCTTTGAAAACAGTCCTATCTAA